One window of Leucoraja erinacea ecotype New England chromosome 49, Leri_hhj_1, whole genome shotgun sequence genomic DNA carries:
- the LOC129715044 gene encoding cyclin-dependent kinase 5 activator 1-like — MGTVLSLSPGSRRSALFEDAPDSKSMGYHAIHSDSNRGSEQKGLKRHSMFIPALTWKRLVASTKRKGSRKPDPSNYQQKKKEVVDLNTENVKKSLSCANLSSYELQLPADSLASKKLSTIRKISSHGGGIGVGVGSPKRVIVQASTSELLKCLGEFLCQRCYRVKHLSPTDPVLWLRSVDRSLLLQGWQDQAFVTPANVVFVYLLCRDVIDGDQVATEHALQATLLTCLYLSYSYMGNEISYPLKPFLVESAKDVFWDRCLRIINAMSGKMLQINADPHYFTQVFADLKNEGSRDGFSRVSIALDR, encoded by the coding sequence ATGGGCACTGTGTTGTCCCTTTCCCCCGGTTCGCGGAGGTCTGCTCTATTCGAGGACGCCCCAGACTCCAAGTCCATGGGTTATCATGCCATCCACAGCGATAGCAACAGAGGCAGCGAGCAGAAGGGCTTGAAGCGCCACTCCATGTTTATCCCGGCTTTGACTTGGAAGCGCCTGGTGGCTTCCACCAAGAGGAAGGGCTCTCGCAAGCCCGACCCCAGCAACTACCAGCAGAAGAAGAAGGAGGTGGTGGACCTCAACACCGAGAACGTGAAGAAGTCCCTCTCCTGCGCCAATCTCTCCAGCTACGAGCTCCAGCTGCCCGCCGACTCCCTGGCCTCCAAGAAGCTCTCGACCATCAGGAAGATCTCCTCTCACGGCGGCGggattggggttggggttgggtcccCCAAGCGGGTGATAGTGCAGGCTTCCACCAGCGAGTTGCTGAAGTGTCTGGGCGAGTTCCTCTGCCAGCGTTGTTACAGGGTCAAGCACTTGTCCCCCACCGACCCCGTCTTGTGGCTCCGCAGCGTGGACCGGTCCCTCCTGCTCCAAGGTTGGCAGGACCAAGCCTTCGTCACCCCGGCCAACGTGGTCTTCGTCTACCTGCTGTGCCGAGATGTGATCGACGGCGACCAGGTGGCCACCGAGCACGCCTTGCAGGCCACCCTCTTGACCTGCCTGTACCTGTCCTACTCTTACATGGGCAACGAGATCTCCTACCCGCTCAAGCCCTTCCTGGTGGAGAGCGCCAAGGATGTCTTCTGGGACCGGTGCCTTCGCATCATCAACGCCATGAGCGGCAAGATGCTCCAAATCAACGCCGACCCTCACTACTTCACCCAGGTCTTCGCCGACTTGAAGAACGAGGGGAGTCGCGATGGCTTCAGCAGGGTTTCCATAGCTCTCGACCGGTGA